The Actinomadura sp. WMMB 499 genome includes a window with the following:
- a CDS encoding ribonuclease HII, whose translation MDDSGAAATAPAGRPRAAGYEIEHELRAALGGDGRPVRIAGVDEVGRGAWAGPVVVCAAMTDLSDPPVLRGRGDRTVALTDSKLLTRAHREAFAEVLPGWLTGHAIGAAAPGEIDEIGMTGALRRAAVRALEALPVPPDVVILDGGQDFLRPPWRVRCEVKADQRSVTVAAASVLAKVHRDRLMADLDGAFPGYAFADSAGYPSPAHQRTLEESGPTPHHRLSWSYLDDLPRWRHLKRHRDPLAGEGQLSLL comes from the coding sequence CTGGACGACTCCGGCGCCGCGGCCACCGCGCCCGCGGGCCGCCCGCGCGCCGCCGGGTACGAGATCGAGCACGAATTGCGCGCGGCCCTCGGCGGCGACGGCCGTCCCGTCCGGATCGCGGGCGTGGACGAGGTCGGGCGCGGCGCGTGGGCCGGGCCGGTCGTCGTGTGCGCGGCGATGACGGACCTGAGCGACCCGCCCGTGCTGCGGGGCCGCGGGGACCGCACGGTCGCGCTGACCGACTCCAAGCTGCTCACCCGCGCCCACCGCGAGGCGTTCGCCGAGGTCCTGCCGGGCTGGCTCACCGGGCACGCGATCGGTGCCGCCGCCCCCGGGGAGATCGACGAGATCGGCATGACCGGGGCCCTGCGGCGCGCCGCCGTCCGTGCGCTGGAGGCGCTGCCCGTCCCGCCCGACGTGGTGATCCTGGACGGCGGCCAGGACTTCCTGCGGCCCCCGTGGCGGGTCCGCTGCGAGGTCAAGGCCGACCAGCGGTCGGTGACGGTCGCGGCGGCGTCCGTACTGGCGAAGGTCCACCGCGACCGGCTCATGGCCGACCTGGACGGCGCGTTCCCCGGCTACGCGTTCGCCGACAGCGCCGGATACCCGTCGCCCGCCCACCAGCGGACGCTGGAGGAGTCCGGGCCCACTCCGCATCACCGGCTCTCGTGGTCGTACCTGGACGATCTGCCGCGCTGGCGGCACCTGAAGAGGCACCGGGACCCGCTGGCCGGGGAAGGGCAGCTCAGCCTCCTCTGA
- a CDS encoding endonuclease, which produces MDAVVKRLLRESGETFSDEAGFELKDTPSALFKLLVLANLLSARISAGIALSAARELFAAGGGTPRGMAKLTWQERVDALGRGHYVRYDESTATRLGDTAALVQDKYRGDLRKLAIHAERDRGRAADLLREFPGIGPTGVDIFCREAQAVWPWLRPYIDDQVLKGAERIGLPTDPDDLAGRVAGKDLARLTSALVRVGRDKRLAESITETAAAGR; this is translated from the coding sequence ATGGACGCCGTCGTGAAGAGACTGCTGCGCGAGTCCGGGGAGACGTTCTCCGACGAGGCCGGGTTCGAACTCAAGGACACGCCCTCCGCGCTGTTCAAGCTGCTCGTCCTCGCCAACCTGCTCAGCGCCCGGATCTCGGCGGGCATCGCGCTGTCCGCGGCCCGCGAGCTGTTCGCGGCCGGGGGCGGAACCCCGCGGGGCATGGCCAAGCTGACGTGGCAGGAGCGCGTGGACGCGCTGGGCCGGGGCCACTACGTCCGCTACGACGAGAGCACCGCGACCCGGCTGGGCGACACGGCAGCGCTCGTCCAGGACAAGTACCGGGGCGACCTGCGCAAGCTCGCCATCCACGCGGAACGCGACCGGGGCCGGGCGGCCGACCTGCTGCGCGAGTTCCCCGGCATCGGCCCCACCGGCGTGGACATCTTCTGCCGCGAGGCCCAGGCCGTGTGGCCGTGGCTGCGCCCCTACATCGACGACCAGGTGCTGAAGGGCGCCGAGCGGATCGGCCTGCCCACCGACCCGGACGACCTGGCCGGCCGGGTGGCGGGCAAGGACCTCGCCCGGCTGACCTCCGCGCTCGTCCGGGTCGGCCGCGACAAGCGGCTCGCCGAGTCGATCACGGAGACGGCCGCGGCCGGACGGTGA
- a CDS encoding TerD family protein: MSMQKGANTPVTVSSVRVELGWRSGVGAPDADASALLLAGTGRVRSDDDFVFYNQPVHGSGAVKHDGKQRGPTVLDVLSVDLDRVEPAVERIVVAASADGGTFGEIEGLYVRLVDAAGGAEVARFDSTGATTETAFVLGELYRRQGAWKFRAVGQGYDTGLAGLATDFGISVDDPGPAPAPEPAPAPAPAPAPAAPAAPEPQAQGGKINLTKSAPSVSLTKHGATSGHMRVNLNWTAREGVATGLFGKRRRGVDLDLDLCCLWELQDGRKGIIHALGDMGALDRPPFIKLDKDDRTGAIEAGENLHINLDRTADFKRILVFAEIYDGADDFRGLDAIATLHPVGSAPIEMRMDDCVDRSRDAVLALIENVGGELVVHREGRFVPPPPGRPRWGKMSVDQAYGWNLEWVASRGKG, encoded by the coding sequence ATGTCGATGCAGAAGGGCGCCAACACCCCGGTCACGGTGTCGTCGGTGCGGGTCGAGCTCGGATGGCGGAGCGGGGTGGGGGCGCCCGACGCGGACGCGTCGGCGCTCCTGCTGGCGGGCACGGGCCGGGTGAGGTCCGATGACGACTTCGTCTTCTACAACCAGCCGGTGCACGGGTCCGGCGCGGTGAAGCACGACGGCAAGCAGCGCGGCCCGACGGTCCTGGACGTCCTGTCGGTCGACCTGGACCGGGTCGAGCCGGCCGTCGAGCGGATCGTCGTCGCGGCGTCCGCGGACGGCGGGACGTTCGGGGAGATCGAGGGGCTCTACGTCCGGCTGGTGGACGCCGCGGGCGGCGCGGAGGTCGCGCGGTTCGACAGCACCGGCGCCACCACCGAGACGGCGTTCGTGCTCGGCGAGCTGTACCGGCGCCAGGGCGCGTGGAAGTTCCGCGCGGTCGGCCAGGGCTACGACACGGGCCTGGCGGGGCTGGCCACCGACTTCGGCATCTCGGTCGACGACCCGGGCCCCGCGCCCGCCCCCGAACCGGCCCCGGCCCCGGCTCCCGCCCCGGCCCCCGCCGCGCCCGCGGCTCCGGAGCCGCAGGCGCAGGGCGGCAAGATCAACCTGACCAAGAGCGCCCCCTCGGTGTCGCTGACCAAGCACGGCGCGACGTCCGGGCACATGCGCGTGAACCTGAACTGGACGGCGCGCGAGGGCGTCGCCACGGGGCTGTTCGGCAAGCGCCGCCGCGGCGTGGACCTCGACCTCGACCTGTGCTGCCTGTGGGAGTTGCAGGACGGGCGCAAGGGCATCATCCACGCGCTCGGCGACATGGGCGCCCTCGACCGGCCGCCGTTCATCAAGCTCGACAAGGACGACCGGACGGGCGCGATCGAGGCGGGCGAGAACCTGCACATCAATCTGGACCGGACGGCCGACTTCAAGCGCATCCTGGTGTTCGCCGAGATCTACGACGGCGCCGACGACTTCCGCGGCCTGGACGCCATCGCGACGCTGCACCCGGTCGGGTCCGCGCCGATCGAGATGCGGATGGACGACTGCGTGGACCGTTCCCGGGACGCGGTGCTCGCGCTCATCGAGAACGTGGGCGGCGAACTGGTCGTCCACCGCGAGGGCCGGTTCGTCCCGCCGCCGCCCGGCCGTCCGCGCTGGGGGAAGATGTCGGTCGACCAGGCGTACGGCTGGAACCTGGAATGGGTCGCCTCCCGGGGCAAGGGCTGA
- a CDS encoding biotin/lipoate A/B protein ligase family protein, whose product MHGEYKVPGGKLVVADVDVVDGLLRGPRISGDFFLEPDAALDAINGALDGLPAGLDAHEIGARVQAALPAGTVLLGLTAEAVGIAVRRALAGASDWRDHEWRLIHEGPQEPLVHMALDQVLAEEVGAGRRPPTLRVWEWASPAVIIGSFQSLRNEVDAAEAERAGVEVVRRISGGGAMFVEPGNTITYSLYAPETLVAGMSFAESYAFLDDWVLGALAELGVRAWYRPLNDIASDQGKIAGAAQKRLAAGAVLHHVTMAYDIDAAKMTRVLRIGREKISDKGVASANKRVDPLRRQTGLPRAEIIDRMIGHFRGRHGLVEDRPTEDELRLAGKYVTDKFATPEWTARVP is encoded by the coding sequence ATGCACGGTGAGTACAAGGTTCCCGGCGGCAAGCTGGTGGTCGCCGACGTCGACGTGGTGGACGGGCTGCTGCGGGGCCCGCGGATCAGCGGGGACTTCTTCCTCGAGCCCGACGCGGCCCTCGACGCGATCAACGGGGCGCTCGACGGGCTCCCGGCGGGGCTGGACGCGCACGAGATCGGCGCGCGGGTGCAGGCGGCGCTGCCGGCCGGGACGGTGCTGCTCGGGCTGACCGCGGAGGCCGTGGGCATCGCGGTGCGGCGGGCGCTGGCGGGCGCGTCGGACTGGCGCGACCACGAGTGGCGGCTGATCCATGAGGGGCCGCAGGAACCGCTCGTCCACATGGCGCTCGACCAGGTGCTGGCCGAGGAGGTCGGCGCGGGCCGGCGGCCGCCGACGCTGCGGGTGTGGGAGTGGGCGTCCCCCGCGGTGATCATCGGGAGCTTCCAGTCGCTGCGTAACGAGGTGGACGCGGCGGAGGCCGAACGGGCCGGTGTCGAGGTGGTGCGCCGGATCAGCGGCGGCGGGGCGATGTTCGTCGAGCCGGGCAACACGATCACCTACTCGCTGTACGCGCCGGAGACGCTGGTCGCGGGCATGTCGTTCGCGGAGAGCTACGCGTTCCTGGACGACTGGGTGCTGGGCGCGCTCGCCGAGCTGGGCGTCCGGGCGTGGTACCGGCCGCTGAACGACATCGCGTCCGACCAGGGGAAGATCGCGGGCGCGGCGCAGAAGCGGCTGGCCGCCGGAGCGGTGCTGCACCACGTCACGATGGCCTACGACATCGACGCCGCCAAGATGACACGGGTGCTGCGGATCGGCCGGGAGAAGATCTCCGACAAGGGCGTCGCGAGCGCGAACAAGCGCGTCGACCCGCTGCGGCGGCAGACCGGCCTGCCGCGCGCGGAGATCATCGACCGGATGATCGGGCACTTCCGCGGCCGCCACGGTCTCGTCGAGGACCGGCCGACCGAGGACGAGCTGCGGCTGGCCGGCAAGTACGTCACCGACAAGTTCGCCACGCCCGAATGGACCGCGCGGGTGCCCTGA
- a CDS encoding OsmC family protein: MPNTPKPRRAPKRHRYEVSVTWTGNTGTGTSSYRAFERAHEVRAAGKPPIAGSADPAFRGDPARWNPEELLVASLSECHMLWFLHLCASAGIVVTAYTDEPLGTMVETADGGGRFEEVVLRPRAVLADPARAGETAALHERAHGLCFIANSVNFPVRHEPVDG, from the coding sequence ATGCCGAACACGCCGAAGCCCCGGAGGGCGCCGAAGAGGCATCGGTACGAGGTGTCGGTCACCTGGACGGGCAACACGGGCACGGGCACCAGTTCGTACCGGGCCTTCGAGCGGGCCCACGAGGTCCGGGCGGCGGGCAAGCCGCCGATCGCGGGCAGCGCCGACCCCGCGTTCCGCGGCGACCCGGCCCGCTGGAACCCGGAGGAGCTGCTCGTGGCGTCCCTGTCGGAGTGCCACATGCTGTGGTTCCTGCACCTGTGCGCGAGCGCGGGCATCGTCGTCACCGCCTACACCGACGAGCCGCTGGGGACCATGGTCGAGACGGCGGACGGCGGCGGCCGGTTCGAGGAGGTCGTGCTGCGCCCCCGCGCCGTCCTGGCCGACCCGGCGCGGGCGGGCGAGACGGCGGCGCTGCACGAGCGCGCCCACGGGCTGTGCTTCATCGCGAACTCGGTGAACTTCCCCGTCCGCCACGAGCCCGTGGACGGCTGA
- a CDS encoding GntR family transcriptional regulator: MQAEAVYRRLRELIVAGAYPPGERLTEASVSAALAAGRTPIREALRRLESDGLVRGVGRGVVVRGFGTDELGHAHAVRAALEQLTARLAADRRREGRIAPAALTALERDAELLERVTADGDLDRAIELNRRFHRGVAELAGNPVALETLDRLWDRIVVSTRASLVPPERPDAVAEEHRRLLRAIAAGDAAAAGRVADEHARATGTVLE, encoded by the coding sequence ATGCAGGCGGAAGCGGTGTACCGGCGGTTGCGCGAACTGATCGTCGCGGGCGCGTACCCGCCCGGCGAGCGGCTGACCGAGGCGTCGGTGAGCGCGGCGCTGGCGGCGGGCCGCACGCCCATCCGGGAGGCGCTGCGCCGGCTGGAGAGCGACGGCCTGGTGCGCGGCGTCGGCCGCGGCGTGGTGGTGCGCGGGTTCGGGACGGACGAACTGGGCCACGCCCACGCGGTCCGTGCGGCGCTCGAGCAGCTCACCGCGCGGCTCGCGGCGGACCGCCGGCGGGAGGGGCGGATCGCGCCGGCCGCCCTCACCGCGCTGGAACGCGACGCCGAACTGCTGGAGCGCGTGACCGCGGACGGCGACCTGGACCGGGCGATCGAGCTCAACCGCCGGTTCCACCGGGGCGTCGCCGAACTCGCCGGGAACCCGGTCGCGCTGGAGACCCTGGACCGGCTGTGGGACCGGATCGTCGTCTCGACGCGCGCGTCGCTCGTCCCGCCGGAACGTCCGGACGCGGTCGCGGAGGAGCACCGGCGGCTGCTGCGGGCGATCGCGGCCGGCGACGCGGCGGCGGCGGGACGTGTCGCGGACGAGCACGCCCGCGCGACCGGCACGGTACTGGAGTGA
- a CDS encoding serine hydrolase encodes MHFETVPPGRGRAAARRRWPIVALVIACTAVLAVLAAGAPVPPRLRPPAAAPAGAPAAAPSPAPSPAPRPSPVPGAAERAELTRALDAYLDERPGSVSLAVRDASGEVSYDYGDGLRTATASIVKVNIVMALLLRAQRAGRPLTRAERDLAERAVTVSDNDAASALWRTIGGAEGLAAANEDLGPRDTAPGPGGFWGSTTTSAADQAELLTALVSPASPLSAPNRRYVRDLMAGVVPAQAWGVSAAADPSAEPVLKNGWLPRDAHGGRWTINSIGLVRAAGRLLLIAVLSERHPSMRAGIETVERAARTVTAALDRPHEHR; translated from the coding sequence ATGCACTTCGAGACCGTCCCGCCGGGCCGTGGACGGGCGGCGGCGCGGCGGCGGTGGCCTATCGTCGCGCTCGTGATCGCGTGCACGGCCGTCCTCGCCGTCCTCGCCGCGGGAGCCCCGGTCCCGCCGCGCCTCCGGCCGCCCGCCGCCGCGCCCGCCGGTGCGCCCGCCGCCGCGCCGTCCCCCGCGCCGTCCCCCGCGCCCCGGCCGTCCCCGGTGCCCGGCGCGGCGGAGCGGGCCGAACTCACCCGCGCCCTCGACGCCTACCTGGACGAACGTCCCGGTTCGGTGTCGCTCGCGGTGCGGGACGCGTCCGGCGAGGTCTCCTACGACTACGGGGACGGGCTGCGCACGGCGACGGCCAGCATCGTCAAGGTGAACATCGTCATGGCACTGCTCCTGCGCGCCCAGCGCGCCGGACGTCCGCTCACGCGCGCCGAGCGCGACCTCGCCGAGCGTGCCGTCACGGTCAGCGACAACGACGCCGCCAGTGCCCTCTGGCGCACCATCGGCGGCGCCGAGGGGCTGGCGGCCGCGAACGAGGACCTCGGGCCGCGCGACACCGCCCCCGGACCCGGCGGCTTCTGGGGATCCACGACGACCAGCGCCGCCGACCAGGCCGAACTCCTCACCGCGCTCGTCTCCCCCGCGAGCCCGCTGTCGGCGCCGAACCGCCGCTACGTCCGGGACCTCATGGCCGGCGTGGTCCCCGCGCAGGCCTGGGGCGTGAGCGCCGCCGCCGACCCGTCCGCCGAACCGGTCCTCAAGAACGGCTGGCTGCCGCGCGACGCCCACGGGGGCCGCTGGACGATCAACAGCATCGGCCTCGTCCGCGCGGCCGGCCGGCTCCTGCTGATCGCCGTGCTGTCCGAGCGGCACCCGTCCATGCGCGCCGGGATCGAGACCGTCGAACGGGCCGCGCGGACCGTGACGGCCGCGCTCGACCGTCCGCACGAGCACCGCTGA
- a CDS encoding DoxX family protein yields MRSRSLVYDVAAVLARIGVGVVFMAHGWQKIEAGVTATGENFDALGVPLPTAAAVYAAFVELLGGAALIAGLALPVTGALLFLDMLGAFLFVHAERGLFMVDGDRAQNGYELVVALGMAALLLAAGAGGRLTLDAWIVRKRTARPEEPVDPDDADDAASFVESLRQAELRGPEPAAKPAGEAPAKKAPSRRSAPKAAPRTRPRRRPNRPRPRPRPPGPRTTSPWRAAARRRTGGAPPTPSPSSPPRTVATAPPPEAVQSPWARSAAMNHSNAGTAAGAGSRPSMIASSCQ; encoded by the coding sequence ATGCGCTCTCGGTCACTGGTGTACGACGTGGCGGCGGTCCTCGCGCGGATCGGCGTGGGCGTCGTCTTCATGGCGCACGGCTGGCAGAAGATCGAGGCCGGCGTCACCGCGACGGGCGAGAACTTCGACGCCCTCGGGGTGCCGCTGCCGACCGCCGCCGCCGTGTACGCGGCGTTCGTCGAACTGCTCGGCGGGGCCGCGCTGATCGCCGGGCTCGCCCTGCCGGTCACCGGCGCCCTGCTGTTCCTCGACATGCTCGGCGCGTTCCTGTTCGTGCACGCCGAGCGGGGCCTGTTCATGGTCGACGGCGACCGCGCGCAGAACGGCTACGAGCTGGTCGTCGCCCTCGGTATGGCCGCCCTGCTGCTCGCCGCGGGCGCCGGCGGGCGGCTGACGCTCGACGCCTGGATCGTCCGGAAGCGGACGGCGCGTCCGGAAGAACCGGTCGACCCCGACGACGCGGACGACGCGGCGAGCTTCGTCGAGTCGCTGCGCCAGGCCGAGCTGAGGGGCCCGGAGCCGGCGGCGAAGCCCGCCGGGGAGGCCCCGGCGAAGAAGGCGCCGTCCCGCCGCTCCGCGCCGAAGGCCGCCCCGCGGACCCGGCCCCGGCGGCGCCCGAACCGGCCGCGCCCCCGGCCCCGCCCGCCGGGACCGAGGACGACAAGCCCGTGGCGGGCCGCCGCAAGGCGGCGCACCGGCGGCGCGCCGCCGACACCCAGCCCGTCAAGCCCCCCGCGGACGGTGGCGACGGCGCCCCCTCCTGAAGCGGTTCAGTCGCCGTGGGCGCGCAGCGCCGCGATGAACCACTCGAACGCGGGGACCGCCGCCGGGGCCGGTTCCCGCCCGTCGATGATCGCCAGCAGCTGCCAGTAG
- a CDS encoding MerR family transcriptional regulator — protein MSTSAELFTIGRLARRCGMSTRTVRFWSDAGLIPVAGRSAGGYRLYDAAAVARLDLVRTLRELGLGLDKVEAVLTDAATVAEVAAAHVAALDAEIRMLRTRRAVLGTVAKRATTTEETLLMHKLAQMSARERQEIIDEFVRYVVEGVDPGSPAIGIAENMRRLPAELPDDPTPAQVDAWIELGELVASEDFRRRVRAMAVAGRPAAEPEHAADPGAVMEHAGRALADGIAPGSPDGRAVLDRITGPDVPGAERTRIADRMAEFTDARVERYWQLLAIIDGREPAPAAVPAFEWFIAALRAHGD, from the coding sequence ATGAGCACGAGCGCCGAGCTGTTCACGATCGGGCGGCTGGCCCGGCGGTGCGGGATGTCCACGCGGACGGTCCGGTTCTGGTCCGACGCCGGGCTGATCCCGGTGGCGGGCCGCTCCGCGGGCGGGTACCGCCTCTACGACGCGGCGGCGGTGGCCCGTCTCGACCTCGTCCGGACGCTCCGGGAGCTGGGGCTGGGCCTGGACAAGGTCGAGGCGGTCCTGACGGACGCCGCCACGGTCGCCGAGGTCGCGGCGGCGCACGTCGCCGCGCTCGACGCGGAGATACGCATGCTGCGGACGCGGCGCGCGGTGCTCGGCACGGTCGCGAAACGCGCGACCACGACGGAGGAGACGCTGCTGATGCACAAGCTGGCCCAGATGTCCGCGCGGGAGCGGCAGGAGATCATCGACGAGTTCGTCCGGTACGTGGTGGAGGGGGTCGATCCGGGCTCGCCCGCGATCGGCATCGCGGAGAACATGCGGCGGCTGCCCGCCGAGCTGCCGGACGACCCCACACCGGCGCAGGTGGACGCGTGGATCGAGCTCGGCGAGCTGGTCGCGAGCGAGGACTTCCGGCGGCGCGTCCGCGCCATGGCGGTCGCCGGGCGGCCCGCCGCGGAGCCGGAGCACGCCGCGGACCCGGGCGCGGTCATGGAGCACGCCGGGCGGGCGCTGGCGGACGGGATCGCGCCCGGGTCGCCGGACGGCCGTGCCGTTCTCGACCGGATCACCGGCCCGGACGTCCCGGGCGCCGAGCGGACGCGGATCGCCGACCGGATGGCGGAGTTCACCGACGCCCGAGTGGAGCGCTACTGGCAGCTGCTGGCGATCATCGACGGGCGGGAACCGGCCCCGGCGGCGGTCCCCGCGTTCGAGTGGTTCATCGCGGCGCTGCGCGCCCACGGCGACTGA
- the nrdR gene encoding transcriptional regulator NrdR: protein MHCPFCRNPDTKVIDSRSTDDGGAIRRRRSCAECGRRFTTQENVLVMVAKRSGVTEPFSRDKIIAGVRRACQGRPVDEDALAKLGQRVEEDIRSSGSAEISSHEIGLAILGPLGELDEVAYLRFASVYRSFESLEDFAQEIETLRNAGSSGEPGPSR from the coding sequence GTGCACTGCCCGTTCTGCCGGAACCCCGACACCAAAGTGATCGACAGCCGTTCCACCGACGACGGGGGCGCCATTCGACGGCGCCGCTCGTGCGCCGAATGCGGCCGCCGATTCACCACCCAGGAGAATGTGCTCGTGATGGTCGCGAAGCGGAGCGGCGTCACCGAGCCCTTCTCCCGAGACAAGATCATCGCCGGGGTGCGCAGGGCCTGCCAGGGCCGCCCGGTCGACGAGGACGCGCTCGCGAAGCTCGGCCAGCGGGTCGAGGAGGACATCCGGTCTTCGGGATCGGCGGAGATCTCCTCGCACGAGATCGGCCTCGCGATCCTGGGGCCGCTCGGTGAACTCGACGAGGTCGCCTATCTGCGGTTCGCCTCCGTGTACCGGAGCTTCGAATCGCTCGAGGACTTCGCCCAGGAGATCGAGACACTGCGGAATGCCGGTTCCTCGGGGGAGCCCGGCCCGTCCCGTTAG
- the lexA gene encoding transcriptional repressor LexA, whose amino-acid sequence MSKVRELPDGPMDESGLTQRQRMVLEVIRDSVQRRGYPPSMREIGEAVGLTSTSSVSHQLRTLQRKGYLRRDPNRPRAVEVRVPGTTPVQTEPEPADGTATRQAPAYVPLVGRIAAGGPILAEEAVEDVFTLPKQLVGEGTHFLLKVTGDSMIDAAIADGDWVVVRQQPVAEQGDIVAAMIDGEATVKTFKRRDGHIWLMPQNPAYEPIPGDEASVLGRVVAVLRKM is encoded by the coding sequence ATGAGCAAGGTCCGGGAGCTGCCCGACGGGCCGATGGACGAGTCCGGGCTGACACAGCGGCAGCGCATGGTGCTCGAGGTGATCCGCGACTCGGTGCAGCGCCGCGGCTATCCGCCCTCCATGCGCGAGATCGGCGAGGCGGTCGGCCTGACCAGCACGTCGAGCGTGTCGCACCAGCTCCGCACCCTGCAGCGCAAGGGCTACCTGCGCCGCGACCCGAACCGGCCGCGCGCGGTCGAGGTGCGGGTGCCGGGGACGACGCCCGTCCAGACCGAGCCGGAGCCCGCCGACGGGACGGCGACACGGCAGGCGCCCGCGTACGTGCCGCTCGTCGGCCGGATCGCCGCCGGTGGCCCGATCCTGGCCGAGGAGGCCGTCGAGGACGTCTTCACGCTGCCCAAGCAGCTCGTCGGCGAGGGAACGCACTTCCTGCTGAAGGTCACCGGTGACTCGATGATCGACGCCGCGATCGCCGACGGCGACTGGGTCGTCGTCCGCCAGCAGCCGGTCGCCGAGCAGGGCGACATCGTCGCGGCGATGATCGACGGCGAGGCCACGGTGAAGACCTTCAAGCGGCGCGACGGCCACATCTGGCTGATGCCGCAGAACCCCGCGTACGAGCCGATCCCCGGCGACGAGGCGTCCGTCCTCGGCCGGGTCGTGGCGGTCCTGCGCAAGATGTGA